The sequence below is a genomic window from Uranotaenia lowii strain MFRU-FL chromosome 2, ASM2978415v1, whole genome shotgun sequence.
CTGATTCAGGTAAATGGTTTGGTTGCGATATTGGATTGTAAAAGAAAAACGAACAACTGTTGGCATTGGGCATAATCGTATGGTGAAAGCCTTTCATATTGGGTCAAagcatgaaaaatcaaattttctcaaattgaatttgcttcacggttttaaaaatttaaacttcaacTAAAGCTTTCCAGAAATTTTTCTGAGCGTATCCAGGCCTGACGGATCCGAAcattttgtatcaaaaatctggcaatatccgtgcattggatttttttgttaaaatctgcCCAAAATCCAGGTTttctcatttaaatttaaaaaaaaatgggaaaaataaacacatgaaaaattatttctttttaagtCACATCAGAGGCGTTaatacaaattttacatttccaaaaaatgtttgcaaGTTTATTTCGATGAAACAAGCTCGAAAAATCATCTTGATAAAATAGTAGTTTTGGTTTGGATTTAGCAAAGATTGTGTTAAAATCTGGGCCAAATCCGAACAATCAGGCTGGACCGGGCTTTtcctattttattttgaaaaaccggGCAAGCCCAATGAAAGCCAGGAAATGTTGAATGCTTACTTAAACTTCTAActactcaaaaatgaaaaaaaatttggaattcagtATAATAATATATTAATAAAGAAAGTGTTTACAACTTGTCCAGATATTGCGTGAGATCTGGGAGACCCTCCTTCAGACCCTTACGCTTACGGATGTCCTAGATGATGGTAGCGGGTTTGCTGCCAGTCTCAGTTGGATCTCCGGGCAGGATCTGCCAGTGATCGAACACGCACTGTGGGAACGCCTGTCCGCCGGTGTTGGATCTTAAATCAGCGGTGAAGCCGAAGGACTCGTTTACGGGCAGGTACGCCTTGACGACGAACATGGGCGTACCGGTGACCTGAGCTTCCTCGAAGACGTGGCCACGACGACGATTGAGCACACCGTAGATACCACCGACAGCTACTTCCGGACACTGGATCTCGCAGAGGTAGACGGGCTCCATGATACGAGGAGCAGCGGTGATGTACGAAGCGTACAGTACACGACGGGTGGTCGGAATGATCTGACCACCACCGCGATAGATAGCATCAGCATGCAGAGTAACATCGTAAATGTTGAAGCGGACACCTCGCATGTTTTCTTCGGCCAAAACACCTTCCTTTGAGGCCCACTGGAAACCAGCGACGACGGAGTCCTTGATTTCATTCAGGTACTGCACACCCTTGGTGCAGTCAACAACGATGTTGGGACCAGTTCCCTCCGGACCGAAGCACCAGATCTTACGGGCTTCAGTTACATCGTAATCGTACTTCTCGGCCAGGTAACGGGCACGGACCTTGAAGTCGTCACGTGGGTTCACATCACCCTTGTCGATGTCCTCAGCGAAACCATCGGGCATGGGAACGGCCTTCATGAACAGACGGTTGTGCTTGTTGGGCGACTTGGACAAACACATCTGGTCGGATTCGTCCGAGACAGTTTCACGATAGGATACGACGGGGTCGGATTTCTTCAACGGGATTCCAGATCTTTGAGGCAAATTTCCAAGTGAAGTTCACCAGCTCCGGCAATGATGTGTTCGCCAGATTCTTCAATGATACACTGCACCATAGGATCGGACTTGGCCAGACGCTTCAGACCTTCGACGAGCTTGGGCAAATCAGCGGGGTTCTTGGGTTCAACAGCAACACGCACGACAGGTGAGACAGAGAACTTCATAACCTTCATGTTGTGGGCGTCCTTGAAGGTAGTGATGGTACCGGTCTTAACCAGGAACTGATCGACACCGACCAGACCGCAAATGTTACCGCATGGAACATCCTCAATAGCTTTAACGTAACGTCCCATCATCAAAATAGTACGCTGGATAGCCTTTTCGTACAAATCTTCCTTCTTGCCGGGGGTGAAGTTCGGGCCCATGATACGGGCCTTCTGGCCAGTGGCGACCTTACCAGAGAATACACGTCCAAAGGCGTAGAAACGTCCCTTGTCCGAGGTCGGTACCATCTTGGAAACGTACATCATCAGAGGTCCCTCAGGGTCACAGTTCTTGACAGCGACGGCAGCCTCATCATCATGAGGACCCTCGTACAACATCTCCATACGGTACTTTTGGGCAACGACAGGCGATGGCAGATAGATGGCAATCATCTGAAGCAAAGCTTCACCAGCTGGCAACCAAGTACGCATCACAACCTTCAACAGGTTCTTTCcatccttgtccttgtcctcgTGCTTCAGGGTAACCTTGATCTTCTCCAACAGTTTGGGGATTTCGTCGGTCTTGTAGTTCATGATAGCATCGAACACCTTGTAAATCGGGTCCAACACGTACATAACGAACGAACGCTTGTTGTCGTCGTCCTTGACCTTGGCCCACTTCTTGGTCTTGGCGTTGAAGAAGTTCTCTCCCCACAGACGGTTCATCAGCTTCACGACATCGATCTTGAACATCACCGAGTACATCTCAGCGAACTGTTTCAAAGTGAAGGCCCATCCGTGGAGACCGGATCCGAAACCGACGGAACCCTTGGATGTACCGGCTTGATACGTTCGGCGATGGCCTGACACAGCACGGTTTCGGTCTGGAGGCACACGCCTGACACGCAATCGACGACGATGAGAGCACCGTCAGTGACACGCAGAGCGGCCGTCACCTCCGACGAGAAATCAACGTGCCCGGGCGAATCGATCAGGTTGATCAAGAAACCCTTGCAGTCCTTGTCGCGCTGGTCCGGGTTGGTGATGAACACCAGATCCTGTTCTTCCAGCTCGAAGTACATAGATATGGCAGTCGACTTGATCCTGATGCACCGTTCCTGTTCGTCCTTGCGGGTATCGGTGAATCGGGTTTCTCCGGCCTTGGCACCGGCAATGATACCGGCTTTCGAGACCAGCGAATCCGTCAGAGTGGACTTGCCGTGATCGACGTGGGCGATGACGGACATTTTGCGGATGTTCCGCTTCTTGTCCATCATGGCACGGATTTTATCTACGGTGAAGTTAaccatttttgatgttttttgctAGGATCTCTGCACGACACCGAAAATCACACTACACGCCGTTTGCGTGCACAGAGGCGAAAGAGAACGACGTTGCCTTGGTGTTGGCCGCAACGAGAAGAAGAGGTTAGTATGGTTGTTATCGAAAAGCAGCTGTTACTGTTttgttaaagtaacggaaagtAACGAAAATTCAGATAATCCACCTTTAGCAAATAATTATACATATGCATATGCACATGAAGTCTACTCAGAGattattttagagaaaattgaaaaaagccaAACCGACTTCTTAGTATGACATATTCATGTTACGTAGattcagtttaattttttttaaataaaattttccgacCGCAGATTTCTTGAATGTTTCGATAATAAAACGCTTCGAAAAATGTACTTTAAATGAattaccttaaaaaaaatccgtatcATAGTTATGTTGAGTCTTGGGCCTTATCATTGAATGCTTGAATTTATGTTAGAACTaaatagctgacccggtaaacttcgttttacccgttacttaataaattggctagtgaagtagacaatgtgcaactcgagaccccatacacccaaccttcgggtagtggtcatatcacctcttgtctgcaactccgattctctacctccccgtggtactagctggggtgcgagcaaccttagcggagatcgggtacccaaccccggtggatgctttggtcgcatgcagaatgagttagggggcttcgtacgcgtctgttctccatgttaggggcggcgtgcggagtgcaacagcgtcctggtggtgttcgggacccaaaacagcaacatcacgacggtcctcctgcgagatagtggggttagctgcgggccttgcgagcctgtgactacaaaaaacataagcaacgaacaacgaacaacaaatttcggatggaaatcggcaaagacccacgtgacgaaaagggactagcgattggaaacttggaacatggaactgccgatctctaaattttgtgggcagtacccacgtgctctccaacgaattgaagagccgcaaattcgacatcgtagcgctgcaggaggtatgctggaagagctccacggtacgaacgtatccagatggtcgtgccatctaccagagctgcggcaacacacacgagcttggaacagcttttatagtgatgggaaagatgcaaaagcgcgtgatcgggtggtggccgatcaactcacgaatgtgccggttgagaatcaagggccggttcttcaacatcagcatcatcaacgtgcacagccctcacctcggaagtaccggtgacgacaaagacgaattctacgcgcagctggagcgtgaatacgaccgttgcccaaaacatgatatcaagatcgtcatcggggatttcaatgctcaggtcggccaggaggaggaatttaaaccgacaattggaaggttcagcgcgcaccagctgaccaacgaaaacggcctcagactcattgatttcgccgcctccaaacgaatggccgtacgtagtaccttttttcagcaccgcctcccacacaagtacacctggagatcaccgtaccaaactcaatcacagatcgaccacgttttgatcgacagccggcacttttcggacatcatcgacgtcagatcctgtcggggcgccaacatcgagtcggaccattatctggtgatggtgaagatgcgcccaaaactctccgtagtgaacaacacgcgaaaccggcgcccgcctcggttaaatatcgcgcgactgaagcaacctgaggtcgcggcagactacgcgcaatcggtcgaagcagcgctgccggcagagggcgagcttgacgaagcccctctcgaggactgttgggataacatcaaaacagccatcaacagtgctgcggagaacgtcatcggttatgtggagcgatctcgacggaacgactggttcgacgaggagtgtaggagggtgatggacgaagagaatgccgcgcgggcggcagtagtgcaaagaggcacccgtcgaaatgtggaaaatcaccgacagcggaagaggcagcgagtccgacttttccaggagaaaaagcgccgcctggaggaggaggagctcgaggagctggagcagctgcatcgttcccaagaaacacgaaagttctatcagaaactcaacgcatcccgcaaaggcttcgtgccgcaagccgaaatgtgccgggataaggacgggggtatcctgacggacaatcgtgaggtgatcaaaaggtggaagcagcacttcgatgaacacctgaacggcgcacatgcaggagatcaagacggtgggagaaggtacatcgccggcgtagccaacgacgaagaggagccactcccaacgatgagtgaagttaaggaagctattcgccagctgaatagaaacaagtcggctgggaaggatggcatcgcagctgaactcatcaaaatgggcccggacaggttggccgattgcctacaccggttgatagtccggatctgggtcatagaacagctaccggaggagtggaaggagggggtaatatgccccatctacaagaagggcaaCAAATTggactaccgagcgatcactgtcctcaatgccgcctacaaagtgttgtcccgaatcctactccgccgcctcacgccacaagcaaacagattcgtgggaagtcatcaggccggcttcatggagggacggtctacgacggaccagatattcacattacggcaaatcctccaaaaatgccgtgaacaccaagtccctacgcatcatctattcatcgacttcaaagtcgcatacgacacgatcgaccgtaacgagctatggaaaatcatggacgagaacggcttttccgggaagctaatcagaccgatcaaggcgacgatggatggaacgcagtgctgtgtgcggatttcgggtgaattgtcgagttcattcgaatcgcgcagggggcttcgacaaggtgatggtctatcctgcatgatgttcaacgtggcgctagaaggtgttattcgacgagcggtgggcgaaatgcggggcacgattttcaacagatccagtcaacttatctgctttgccgatgacattgatatagtcggcagatcatctgcggcggtggaggagatctaccgcaaactgaaacgcgaagcaggaaggattgggttgatgattaatacgtccaagacgaagtacatgctggcctgcggatccgagaccgaccgaacccgcttgtccagtaataacaaggtcatgatcgacggcgacgagctgtagatagtcgaagactttgtctatctcggctcactggtgaccgcagacaatgacaccagccgtgagatccggaggcgaattatcagcggaagtcgtgcctactatggactccacaagcaactgcggtcgagaagactttgccctcgtacgaagtgtaacctgtatatgacgcttattagaccggttgttctctacgggcacgagacatggatattgctcgaggaggacctgcgtacactcggagtattcgagcgacgagtgttaagaaccatctttggcggcgtacaggagaacggagtgtggaggcgaaggatgaaccacgagctcgcgcgactctacggcgaacccagtatccagaaggtggtgaaagctggccggatacgctgggctggacatgttgcgagaatgccggacgactgtcctgcaaaacaggtgttcgctacgaatccggtaggaacaagacgagcgggggcgcaacgagcgaggtggttagaccaagtggagcgtgatctggcgaacgtggggtgcccgagaaattggagaacggttgctatgaaccgagtgaattttaggaattatgttcgtcaagttatgtcgtgagacggaatactatgtaaataaaaataataattaataaattgttgtaaaatgtttacagttctttaTCTTCtttgtgctcgtgaatcagtttttatgaaaatcgcatTCAAGCTGTTCGAATTTTGTCCCGTTTCAAGTTGATTGTGTATAGGTgtcccccttccataaaaagtaataatctcgaaactattatacaaaccatctctggccagaaaatccctcggataccaaatttcacttcattccgaccgacccttcatacgtgatggtgttacaaagaaaacgcctccatttttatatataagactagctgacccgttgtgctttgctacaccttccggaaataaatgtaatttgtaaaaatttattaaaatttagattttagagagcattgttttaaatcaaacctcatcatacttcagaaccaacaactttgaaatgagagctgcagctgcagttctgaatattaattcaaagatggtatatattatttactgatctctaaactcgtttttcaagatctgaaatttatactctgtacccaaaaaaacctttttaaatatggtcccttctttgaaaagctctttatcttaaatttacatggatgctctcccatctttttaaattttttcccccactgcttgaagaaggtaggcaaatttaaccggctcgatacccatacagtacttatcatggtaatggaaaatatattaaattagtaatacagtgcaaatttcttttttttttaaataaatttactacggtaaacatataaatatttaaaaaaaaatatcagttgcatcactaaataagttctcagcgttttttttttattttctctttgaaagtcaaatattcaaaaatgtaggcaaaaacaaatttctaagtttacatttgtcccgtatattggggcaagtgtcaatgcaaagcttatttacagatgcgttagagtaatggctttaaaatggaattAATAGGAATTCctattttttgttctatcaagtttcactgatatatctgcagtattcctgtaatataaatttatgattgttactccacttttaacgaatgctgttcaaagggtatgaccttcatttacaaagacatgccgcagcccgtggcgtagaggatagccttccagtcttctatgccaacggtcatgagatcaaatcccggtcacggcatacatagtacactttctgtgggttggtggttttagcatttgtaagatgctagccatcatatcttcgaaagatgtacgcttagaattaagtgAAGGGAATCTCTTCAaggaaacataaagtttcattgagatcctgtatgtgtttgtgttcgtttaaaaaaaaaaattaagaattttcaatatccgctgcagtttcaacattcggaataccccttctggtctttccaacatattgaatcattttgaagatgaat
It includes:
- the LOC129744511 gene encoding LOW QUALITY PROTEIN: eukaryotic translation elongation factor 2-like (The sequence of the model RefSeq protein was modified relative to this genomic sequence to represent the inferred CDS: inserted 2 bases in 2 codons; substituted 1 base at 1 genomic stop codon), which gives rise to MVNFTVDKIRAMMDKKRNIRKMSVIAHVDHGKSTLTDSLVSKAGIIAGAKAGETRFTDTRKDEQERCIRIKSTAISMYFELEEQDLVFITNPDQRDKDCKGFLINLIDSPGHVDFSSEVTAALRVTDGALIVVDCVSGVCLQTETVLCQAIAERIKPVXSKGSVGFGSGLHGWAFTLKQFAEMYSVMFKIDVVKLMNRLWGENFFNAKTKKWAKVKDDDNKRSFVMYVLDPIYKVFDAIMNYKTDEIPKLLEKIKVTLKHEDKDKDGKNLLKVVMRTWLPAGEALLQMIAIYLPSPVVAQKYRMEMLYEGPHDDEAAVAVKNCDPEGPLMMYVSKMVPTSDKGRFYAFGRVFSGKVATGQKARIMGPNFTPGKKEDLYEKAIQRTILMMGRYVKAIEDVPCGNICGLVGVDQFLVKTGTITTFKDAHNMKVMKFSVSPVVRVAVEPKNPADLPKLVEGLKRLAKSDPMVQCIIEESGEHIIAGAGELHLEICLKDLEXPLKKSDPVVSYRETVSDESDQMCLSKSPNKHNRLFMKAVPMPDGFAEDIDKGDVNPRDDFKVRARYLAEKYDYDVTEARKIWCFGPEGTGPNIVVDCTKGVQYLNEIKDSVVAGFQWASKEGVLAEENMRGVRFNIYDVTLHADAIYRGGGQIIPTTRRVLYASYITAAPRIMEPVYLCEIQCPEVAVGGIYGVLNRRRGHVFEEAQVTGTPMFVVKAYLPVNESFGFTADLRSNTGGQAFPQCVFDHWQILPGDPTETGSKPATIIXDIRKRKGLKEGLPDLTQYLDKL